A single window of Crassostrea angulata isolate pt1a10 chromosome 8, ASM2561291v2, whole genome shotgun sequence DNA harbors:
- the LOC128158913 gene encoding protein piccolo-like isoform X6 has protein sequence MVLAYVFVFNVAASQFYLTWIYRVQSWILSITALCINQSVFVGFVWFLFAYILYNVSGAKGLLHFLSRGREKLLFCVMGNDTSSIPSEATTPVSPSSEWQSVYSIGSKRRSSVSSTRLPSPSEPPEPDLSHLSEDEIRTIRSVIGRAKTMQQEEQQRIRELEEDYIAHATSVEQRALSVEVEKPEVHLCPICLKNELSVEEPPGVRSGQNICNDCGVLTCNDCGAFQGSMTSKLQEWVCVVCGKRRKLVFSTGLWHPGVDPNEEVPLERELQSQLEKLKTEEKPKPPLEKAISTDQAPKRPPLPRQKSLPVPAILPKVTEKTVSPQQKDASQSSLSGRSDTNVPEGSESEDYATLPTKPNSKFGSALWNMMGSCARGPMGRSVRSRSDSESSDVTSDVDMVDVSMQYQQGDAISPDDGSDDYSMMSIGSSGEDSLKRRPKHRPRSLSIPRSQSATSSDDETSDSNVSTDTECRLAHLDGMDGELVARAASAFAEEMEDFKSHDPWKELQIKPEPEIHEDMKKRSPYAPRSPSWREGLESPPFSPRRRDSYPGKKRGSPTRSPKDRHHFTFPDTTSPNAKQPQSETDALFEAEYAEEPPQFVHSVHSLEDKDAHGYTASNYGKDRQKDHSGIVEYECEPRIIARIPESTACMDLATYAATIASNTANLTQMSVSPTNLNAHDRDRMISPDSQGSVSPISPGYYEHGTIPEEDEDEEEIELADPSSKSIDYQGSKRQKVRPPSTDWSPVIDLSPILDVSPSIEEAEQEDMLVMQEQERRRRESQEEDTSGDESKHYFQPVKEEDDLKSFYGLKRYERVEDICKLLDIPASEFENIQTSAEPQPNVPVVTTADLCKPSTTTTEQAIPSSVSSIITAKDAPAKENKTKLNNSTVVSTSRAKPDSIDGASPSSDKSDGKSDGKTKDSKTRRKLPEPTADMIAQHSRKKKPLPPLPPTTLQREPESDKKNKNYATVIIPERKFTSAASKSLTEAQPTKSLKDQVQKQDSEERRRRAKDLKAKPDPLLIQHIEAEEQSLSPQYKVLDSPPSPESRSSLKRDYSDSTSVSPSSSPDRELYPFPSPVTPPDSDSSPPKPHSPSSPGTDNFDEDGDLRERTSSAEAIYECIFPVPAGKTDNTGKVTPGKGRKKSDQSAVDGKKVRRKLPPLPPEEASATPPPIPPKPKSYSSARRNSARQRSGYITPSSTSDESMNEEDFEVAMLTKQRRMNDLDKPSLDRWNGNYLPPDMDDSKVKKNVKQMYNEDVKANIPPDVSVEIDRAMDQYNREKDETDQIIDSMITIYGVPITQAMKSLKKRLQEELRRATEGRRQRIEEIEEIRALQAQICELKLSQDYAKVQAKRNAQKQAAGKSAGPGNKKRGSAPMAAPRSSPQVMPRRSRHKRQSSDPMISKFSPIKEDKDIEADFQLKTHKTNEEASQKYITDDSSQSGLSDNESIRSEPAFNSRNKKTKPSAYTDMFYNQNNPARKPNIEPSSSLPSLPPKCHSDTNLPEKAKSKSAMYVSDDDESRAREDRKQKLQQEIEKRKKKLEETTKLKTELFNLTRSGQVMAHSYDDIPKKSSRTYPSSRPIPTGIIKPIEDDDDFDDGSDDNEFVTRSHQEINKASVVESSEANYSSSEYLAHKQESVRRSRLEDVTSYSSPYLFTGNINDPRVSKTTKQKVDFYLDPASRDAVITSSVTLPDLHSRRADMEYPPPKDYGAMSDTETSPPSDSTPAMPLLDDVKERSRQIIHGIGTGSRPVSAEFNFSGGVEDLMNGMHRVESDNSVDADEPIMKHMMEGGVTILKQLERKKQPPPPQPKVYDFPIKRILLTRDPKDRSIKAGNGLGMKIVGGRTIPGTKTVGAYVAAIYQGGVAEQLLGELQEGDQILEWNGIDLSDKTYEEVQTIICQPNGEIELVVRPAPHRAGRSKTEESYGSSYDNFEFVSDDVYEKCVKSNLGVDPGQLAAQLAGINDTESPNASQSSSQHEYFTPSVSSQCSSPRSDPASVSSDRQRGNSSDDRSQRTSLDDRQTTRANVDEKTARNHTQDRHQRSSLDERSQRSASDDRPQRCSLDERSSRSTYNGRSQRTSLESKSQRTSLERSPRPSPRPSPRPSVEEKRKQVATPDDRHQSRVLEKSDSVDKVDKSTQQEDKYWGDIQLQLGHDEHESNLHIHVIQARNLKPKDINGLSDPFVKIYLLPGRCSENKRRTKHISRTLNPEWHQTVTFQNIHHEEVKYKTLEITVWDYDRFKANDFLGEVVIDLAVEGFLNDEPHWYPLQDHDPTRGVELPKPTVLPPSGKTNDIRKNFASQSVYRTSRDSPNMQRRKN, from the exons ATGGTACTAGCGTATGTTTTCGTTTTCAATGTCGCAGCCAGCCAATTCTACTTAACATGGATATATCGTGTACAATCCTGGATTCTGTCGATTACAGCACTATGTATCAACCAGTCTGTGTTTGTCGGATTTGTGTGGTTTCTATTTGCATACATCCTTTACAATGTCAGTGGAGCCAAAGGCTTGTTACACTTCCTGTCACGCGGTAGGGAGAAGTTATTATTTTGTGTGATGGGGAATGACACCAGCAGTATCCCCTCAGAGGCCACGACCCCCGTCTCCCCCTCCTCGGAATGGCAGTCCGTCTACTCCATTGGGTCCAAAAGACGGTCCTCCGTTTCCTCCACGAGACTTCCGTCTCCATCAGAGCCACCGGAACCGGATCTTAGTCATCTATCAGAGGATGAAATCCGGACCATCCGGTCCGTCATTGGCCGGGCCAAGACCATGCAGCAGGAGGAACAGCAGAGGATTAG aGAACTGGAGGAGGACTACATTGCGCATGCTACATCGGTCGAACAGAGGGCGCTGTCGGTGGAAGTGGAGAAACCAGAAGTCCATTTATGTCCAATCTGCCTTAAAAACGAGCTCAGTGTTGAGGAACCCCCTGGGGTTCGCTCGggtcaaaatatatgcaatgactgTGGGGTCCTGACCTGTAATGATTGCGGGGCCTTTCAGGGGTCGATGACGTCAAAG CTCCAGGAATGGGTGTGTGTTGTTTGTGGAAAGAGAAGAAAACTGGTGTTCAGTACCGGACTGTGGCACCCCGGGGTCGACCCAAATGAGGAGGTACCCCTGGAGAGAGAGCTGCAGTCACAACTAGAGAAACTTAAG ACGGAGGAAAAACCCAAACCTCCGTTGGAAAAAGCCATTTCCACAGACCAAGCGCCAAAAAGACCGCCACTACCTCGGCaaaaatcacttccggttcccGCCATTCTTCCCAAAGTCACGGAGAAGACAGTGTCACCTCAGCAAAAGGACGCGAGTCAGAGCAGCCTATCTGGCCGGAGTGACACCAATGTTCCCGAGGGTTCGGAGTCCGAGGACTATGCAACATTGCCGACAAAACCAAACTCTAAGTTTGGCT CCGCTCTGTGGAACATGATGGGAAGCTGTG CTAGGGGGCCTATGGGACGAAGTGTGCGCTCGCGTAGTGATTCCGAATCATCGGATGTGACGTCAGATGTTGATATGGTGGACGTATCTATGCAATATCAACAGGGAGATGCTATAAGCCCTGATGACGGAAGTGATGACTACTCCATGATGAGTATCGGAAGCAGCGGAGAGGACAGTCTAAAACGAAGACCAAAACACCGCCCAAGATCTCTCAGCATCCCGAGATCCCAAAGTGCTACGTCATCTGATGACGAGACTTCCGACAGCAATGTCAGTACAGATACAGAGTGTCGTCTGGCGCATCTAGACGGAATGGACGGTGAACTCGTGGCCAGAGCTGCGTCTGCGTTCGCAGAAGAAATGGAGGACTTTAAATCACATGATCCTTGGAAAGAGCTTCAAATAAAACCGGAACCGGAAATTCATGAGGATATGAAAAAACGAAGTCCGTATGCTCCGCGTAGTCCCAGTTGGAGAGAGGGACTGGAAAGTCCGCCCTTCTCACCGCGACGCCGTGACTCATATCCGGGAAAGAAACGAGGTTCTCCGACCCGATCACCAAAAGATCGGCATCATTTCACATTCCCCGACACAACGTCCCCTAACGCCAAACAGCCCCAGTCCGAGACGGACGCACTGTTTGAGGCGGAATACGCCGAGGAACCACCACAGTTTGTTCATTCGGTGCATTCTCTCGAGGATAAGGACGCGCATGGCTACACTGCTTCTAATTACGGCAAAGATCGACAAAAAGATCATTCCGGCATTGTAGAATATGAGTGTGAACCAAGAATTATTGCGCGAATTCCCGAGTCAACCGCGTGCATGGATTTAGCAACATATGCGGCAACCATTGCCAGTAACACAGCAAACTTGACACAAATGTCTGTTTCTCCCACAAACCTTAATGCTCATGATCGTGATCGTATGATATCCCCCGATTCCCAGGGAAGCGTCTCCCCGATATCCCCCGGATACTATGAACACGGAACTATTCCAGAGGAAGACGAAGATGAGGAAGAGATCGAGCTCGCTGATCCTTCGTCGAAATCCATTGATTACCAAGGTTCTAAACGTCAAAAAGTTAGACCCCCTTCTACAGACTGGTCCCCTGTGATTGACCTTTCACCCATTCTGGACGTGTCACCCTCCATCGAGGAGGCGGAACAGGAAGACATGCTGGTCATGCAGGAGCAGGAGCGAAGGAGGCGAGAGTCCCAAGAGGAGGATACTTCCGGTGATGaatcaaaacattattttcaacCCGTAAAAGAGGAGGACGACTTGAAATCGTTCTATGGATTAAAACGTTATGAGCGCGTGGAAGATATCTGTAAGCTATTGGATATACCTGCTAGTGAGTTTGAGAACATTCAAACGAGCGCGGAGCCACAACCTAATGTTCCTGTTGTTACCACTGCTGATTTATGTAAACCCTCTACCACCACGACAGAACAAGCTATTCCTAGTTCTGTCTCTTCGATTATCACTGCTAAAGATGCTCCTGCCAAAGAGAATAAAACCAAACTAAACAATTCAACTGTTGTTAGTACCTCACGTGCAAAGCCCGATAGTATTGATGGAGCCTCGCCGAGTTCAGATAAATCTGACGGGAAAAGTGACGGGAAAACAAAGGACAGCAAGACGAGGCGGAAACTTCCAGAACCCACTGCCGACATGATAGCTCAACATTCTAGAAAGAAGAAACCTTTACCGCCTCTACCACCTACTACACTACAGAGGGAACCAGAAAGTGACAAGAAGAATAAGAACTACGCCACGGTTATTATACCAGAGCGAAAATTCACGTCTGCTGCTTCAAAGTCATTGACAGAAGCACAGCCCACCAAGTCATTGAAAGACCAAGTTCAAAAACAAGATTCAGAAGAACGCCGACGAAGAGCGAAAGACCTAAAAGCCAAACCGGATCCGTTGTTAATACAGCATATTGAGGCCGAGGAGCAGTCACTGTCACCGCAGTATAAAGTATTAGACTCACCGCCGAGTCCGGAGTCAAGGTCATCGTTAAAACGAGACTACTCGGACAGCACTTCCGTTTCCCCATCTTCATCACCTGACCGTGAACTGTATCCCTTCCCATCCCCAGTTACTCCCCCTGACTCGGACTCTTCCCCGCCAAAACCACACTCTCCTTCCTCTCCAGGAACTGATAATTTTGATGAAGACGGCGATTTAAGAGAAAGGACATCGTCTGCTGAAGCGATTTATGAGTGTATATTTCCTGTGCCTGCTGGAAAAACGGACAACACAGGAAAGGTCACCCCaggaaaaggaagaaaaaagtCTGACCAG TCTGCAGTAGATGGAAAGAAGGTAAGACGAAAGTTGCCTCCCCTTCCACCGGAAGAAGCGTCCGCCACCCCTCCGCCTATACCACCCAAACCAAAATCGTACAGCTCAGCGCGCCGGAACTCTGCAAGACAGAGGTCTGGATATATCACGCCCTCCTCGACCAGTGATGAATCGATGAACGAAGAGGATTTTGAGGTAGCCATGCTTACCAAACAGCGTCGTATGAATGATTTAGACAAGCCTTCCTTGGACCGATGGAATGGGAATTATCTTCCACCAGATATGGATGAttcaaaagtgaaaaagaatgtGAAACAAATGTATAATGAGGATGTTAAAGCTAACATCCCTCCCGATGTGTCCGTGGAGATTGACAGAGCAATGGACCAGTATAACAGAGAAAAGGACGAGACGGATCAGATAATTGATTCCATGATTACAATATACGGTGTACCAATAACACAAGCCATGAAGTCGCTGAAGAAACGACTGCAGGAAGAGTTAAGGCGAGCAACAGAAGGTCGAAGGCAAAGGATAGAAGAAATCGAGGAAATTCGTGCGTTACAAGCTCAGATATGTGAATTAAAGTTAAGTCAGGACTATGCTAAAGTGCAAGCCAAACGAAATGCTCAAAAGCAGGCAGCTGGCAAATCTGCTGGACCTGGCAATAAAAAGCGTGGATCCGCTCCCATGGCTGCTCCGAGATCCTCACCACAAGTCATGCCCCGGAGATCTCGACACAAGAGACAGTCTAGTGATCCAATGATCTCAAAGTTCTCACCCATTAAAGAGGATAAAGACATTGAAGCTGACTTTCAATTAAAAACCCACAAGACAAACGAGGAAGCTTCCCAGAAATATATCACAGATGACAGTTCACAATCTGGTTTGTCTGATAATGAGAGCATTCGTTCAGAACCCGCTTTTAATTCTagaaataagaaaactaaacCTTCTGCATACACTGATATGTTCTATAATCAGAACAACCCAGCGCGAAAACCAAATATCGAACCTTCCTCTTCTTTGCCATCCTTGCCACCTAAGTGTCATTCCGACACTAATTTACCAGAGAAAGCCAAATCAAAGAGCGCTATGTACGTGTCAGACGACGATGAATCAAGGGCCAGAGAAGACAGAAAGCAAAAATTACAACAAGAAATCGAAAAACGTAAAAAGAAACTGGAAGAGACCACTAAATTGAAAACTGAGCTATTCAATTTAACAAGATCTGGGCAGGTTATGGCTCACAGCTATGACGACATTCCCAAAAAATCGAGTCGAACCTACCCTTCATCTCGTCCTATTCCTACTGGTATCATAAAACCCATCGAAGACGATGACGACTTCGACGATGGTTCCGATGATAACGAATTTGTCACTAGAAGCCACCAGGAGATTAACAAGGCCAGTGTGGTGGAGTCTAGTGAAGCTAACTATAGTTCTTCCGAATATCTTGCTCACAAGCAAGAATCGGTCAGGCGTAGTAGACTAGAGGATGTTACCTCCTATTCAAGCCCCTATTTATTCACAGGAAATATCAATGACCCGCGCGTATCCAAAACAACCAAACAGAAGGTAGACTTTTACCTTGACCCTGCCTCTAGGGACGCTGTGATAACGAGTAGTGTGACCTTGCCTGACCTCCACTCGAGACGGGCCGACATGGAGTACCCTCCTCCCAAGGACTACGGCGCCATGTCAGACACAGAGACCAGTCCACCTAGCGACTCTACCCCAGCTATGCCCCTCCTTGATGACGTCAAAGAACGATCCCGGCAGATTATCCATGGCATTGGGACCGGAAGTCGACCGGTGTCCGCAGAGTTCAACTTCTCTGGGGGAGTAGAAG ACCTGATGAATGGGATGCACCGCGTGGAGAGTGACAACAGTGTGGACGCGGATGAACCAATCATGAAGCACATGATGGAGGGTGGGGTGACCATCCTAAAACAGCTAGAACGCAAGAAACAG CCTCCCCCTCCCCAGCCAAAGGTGTATGATTTCCCCATAAAGAGGATTCTGTTGACAAGAGACCCTAAAGATCGGTCAATTAAAG cCGGGAACGGGCTGGGGATGAAAATCGTCGGTGGTCGAACTATACCAGGAACAAAAACCGTAGGTGCCTATGTAGCCGCCATTTACCAAGGGGGTGTGGCCGAGCAGCTGTTAGGAGAACTACAAGAGG GTGATCAAATATTGGAATGGAACGGGATCGATCTCTCGGACAAGACTTATGAAGAAGTCCAGACAATTATATGTCAGCCTAATGGAGAGATCGAGCTGGTAGTGCGCCC AGCTCCCCATAGAGCAGGAAGATCTAAAACAGAGGAGAGTTATGGTTCTTCCTATGATAACTTCGAGTTCGTCTCTGATGACGTCTATG AGAAATGCGTCAAGTCCAACCTTGGAGTGGACCCCGGTCAGCTTGCAGCACAGTTGGCGGGAATTAACGACACAGAGTCCCCCAACGCCTCTCAGTCGTCCTCCCAGCACGAGTACTTCACCCCCAGCGTGTCCTCCCAGTGTAGCTCTCCACGGTCAGACCCTGCCTCCGTGTCCTCGGACAGACAGCGGGGTAACAGCTCGGACGACCGCTCACAGAGAACCAGTTTAGACGATAGACAGACGACAAGAGCAAATGTTGATGAAAAGACCGCAAGAAACCATACTCAGGACAGGCATCAGAGATCGAGCTTAGATGAGAGGTCTCAGCGGTCCGCGTCGGACGATAGACCACAGAGATGTAGTTTAGATGAGAGGTCGTCTCGGTCAACTTACAATGGCAGGTCGCAAAGAACCAGTTTAGAGAGCAAATCGCAGAGGACTAGTTTAGAAAGGTCACCAAGGCCGTCGCCACGACCGTCGCCAAGGCCGAGTGTGGAGGAGAAGCGGAAACAGGTGGCGACCCCTGACGACAGACATCAGTCACGTGTCCTAGAGAAGTCCGACTCTGTGGACAAAGTTGACAAG TCTACACAGCAAGAAGACAAATACTGGGGAGATATACAG CTGCAGCTGGGCCATGATGAGCACGAGAGTAACCTACACATACACGTGATACAGGCGAGGAACCTGAAACCTAAGGACATCAACGGCCTGTCCGATCCCTTTGTCAAGATTTACTTGCTGCCAGGAAGGTG TTCCGAGAACAAGAGGCGAACGAAGCACATTTCACGGACACTGAACCCAGAGTGGCATCAGACCGTGACTTTCCAGAACATCCACCACGAGGAGGTCAAGTACAAGACCCTGGAGATCACCGTTTGGGACTACGACAGGTTCAAGGCCAACGACTTCCTAGGGGAGGTCGTCATCGACCTGGCCG